Within Dermacentor variabilis isolate Ectoservices chromosome 8, ASM5094787v1, whole genome shotgun sequence, the genomic segment TTAAATTTCCTGACAACGAAATATGCGCTCAGTCAAAACCACCGCAGACAAAATGGTCGATCAAGCCAGATGCTTGATATATATAGCAGGCTCAAACTCAACGTTTGGGCATCTTACTAGTTAGTGTATAGTTATAGATCTTGAGCTCCGCAACATGGCGTCTCATGACCTGTTTCAGGCGGCATCCAAACGTCTTCGCCGGCTGGCAGTGCAACAGGACGTCGAAGACGACCTCCGCGGGTCTACGGAGGCTGATTTCCGGGCGCAGGCATCATGGCTTCGGTCCTCCTGGAGTGAGGCACGCAAGGCGTCTTGCCACCTGCATATATTCGTGAGCTGCACCCTGACGGAGTCCGGATCACCTGCGGtgaccgcacacacacacacaaacacaccgcAGGAAGGTGATCTGCACACACTCTGAGCCATTCGATCGGCTTC encodes:
- the LOC142590128 gene encoding uncharacterized protein LOC142590128 isoform X2 — protein: MAEYIAWCLRKPVTAASKRLRRLAVQQDVEDDLRGSTEADFRAQASWLRSSWSEARKASCHLHIFVSCTLTESGSPAVTAHTHTNTPQEGDLHTL